Proteins co-encoded in one Ponticoccus alexandrii genomic window:
- a CDS encoding NYN domain-containing protein: MFYKDERLALFIDGSNLYAAAKALGFDIDYKLLRQEFARRGKMVRAFYYTALLENDEYSPIRPLVDWLHYNGFTMVTKPAKEYTDSQGRRKVKGNMDIELTVDAMELAPRVDHIVLFSGDGDFRPLVESLQRQGVRVSVVSTIRSQPPMIADELRRQADNFIELDELREVIGRPPREQQVERNFEVAASNK, translated from the coding sequence ATGTTTTACAAAGACGAACGGCTCGCGCTGTTCATCGATGGGTCGAACCTTTACGCTGCGGCAAAGGCGCTTGGGTTCGACATCGACTACAAGCTGCTACGGCAGGAATTCGCGCGCCGCGGAAAAATGGTGCGGGCCTTCTACTACACCGCGCTTCTGGAAAACGACGAATATTCGCCGATCCGTCCGCTGGTGGATTGGCTGCACTACAATGGCTTCACCATGGTGACGAAGCCCGCAAAGGAATACACCGACAGCCAGGGCCGCCGGAAGGTCAAGGGCAACATGGACATCGAACTGACGGTCGATGCGATGGAGCTGGCCCCGCGTGTCGATCACATCGTGCTGTTTTCCGGCGACGGCGACTTCCGCCCGCTGGTGGAGTCGCTGCAGCGTCAGGGTGTGCGCGTCTCGGTCGTCTCGACCATCCGGTCGCAGCCGCCGATGATCGCCGACGAACTGCGCCGCCAGGCCGACAACTTCATCGAGCTGGACGAGTTGCGCGAAGTCATCGGGCGCCCGCCGCGCGAGCAACAGGTGGAGCGCAACTTCGAGGTTGCGGCATCGAACAAGTAA
- a CDS encoding YqaA family protein encodes MWGEAAGLGGLFLAAFGAATLLPFQSEVVFAAMQAAGAAPLVWMLVVASVGNTLGSVVNYWMGRGAERLKHRRWFPASAGQMARAQAWYGRWGLWTLLLSWAPLGDAITVVAGVMRTPFLHFLALVALAKTGRYLVLAGVLDRLL; translated from the coding sequence ATGTGGGGTGAGGCCGCCGGACTGGGCGGCCTTTTCCTTGCCGCCTTCGGCGCGGCGACTCTGCTGCCGTTCCAGTCAGAAGTGGTCTTTGCCGCGATGCAGGCCGCGGGAGCCGCGCCGCTGGTCTGGATGCTGGTGGTGGCGAGTGTCGGCAATACGCTGGGATCGGTGGTCAACTACTGGATGGGTCGCGGCGCGGAACGGTTGAAGCACCGCCGCTGGTTCCCGGCCAGTGCCGGGCAGATGGCGCGGGCGCAGGCGTGGTACGGGCGCTGGGGCCTCTGGACACTGCTGCTCAGCTGGGCGCCTCTGGGGGATGCGATCACGGTGGTCGCAGGGGTCATGCGCACACCGTTCCTGCACTTCCTTGCGCTGGTCGCGCTGGCCAAGACGGGGCGATACCTTGTGCTGGCCGGGGTGCTCGACCGGCTTCTGTAG
- a CDS encoding c-type cytochrome, translated as MRHTALVLALPLASLAAPGLAGGLLPYTDPDRVAEGQTLYAEQCAACHGADLSGEANWRERNPDGTLPAPPHDETGHTWHHADALLVRIVTEGTEAIVGGDYRSAMIGFGDILSEDEILNVLAYIKSTWPEEIIEAHDAMNARAPG; from the coding sequence ATGCGCCATACCGCCCTCGTCCTCGCCCTGCCCCTCGCCAGCCTTGCCGCCCCGGGTCTTGCCGGGGGCCTGCTGCCCTATACCGACCCCGACCGCGTGGCCGAGGGGCAAACCCTTTACGCCGAGCAATGCGCCGCCTGCCACGGGGCAGACCTGTCCGGAGAAGCGAACTGGCGCGAGCGGAATCCCGACGGCACCCTGCCCGCGCCGCCGCATGACGAGACCGGCCACACGTGGCACCACGCCGACGCGCTGCTGGTACGGATCGTCACCGAGGGCACAGAGGCCATCGTGGGCGGCGACTACCGCTCGGCGATGATCGGCTTTGGCGATATCCTGTCCGAGGACGAGATCCTGAACGTGCTGGCCTATATCAAGAGCACCTGGCCCGAAGAGATCATCGAGGCCCATGACGCGATGAACGCACGCGCGCCCGGCTGA
- the ispH gene encoding 4-hydroxy-3-methylbut-2-enyl diphosphate reductase → MTQSQLAPLTLYLAAPRGFCAGVDRAIKIVEMALSKWGAPVYVRHEIVHNKYVVDDLRAKGAVFVEELHECPEDRPVIFSAHGVPKAVPAEAARREMIYVDATCPLVSKVHMEAARHHERGLQIVMIGHEGHPETIGTMGQLPAGEVLLVETPDDVAGVAVRDPEQLAYVTQTTLSVDDTIDIVAALQTRFPAIVGPHKEDICYATTNRQEAVKAIAPKCDALLVVGAPNSSNSRRLVEVAARAGCGYAQLVQRASDIDWRALEGIGSMGITAGASAPEVLINEVVDAFRARFDVTVEVVETAQENVEFKVPRVLREPA, encoded by the coding sequence ATGACCCAGTCCCAGCTTGCCCCGTTGACCCTGTACCTCGCCGCCCCGCGCGGCTTTTGCGCCGGTGTCGACCGGGCGATCAAGATCGTCGAGATGGCGCTGTCGAAATGGGGCGCGCCGGTCTACGTGCGCCACGAAATCGTCCATAACAAATACGTGGTGGACGACCTGCGCGCCAAGGGCGCGGTCTTCGTCGAAGAGCTGCACGAGTGCCCCGAGGACCGGCCGGTGATCTTCTCGGCCCATGGTGTGCCCAAGGCCGTCCCCGCCGAGGCTGCGCGGCGCGAGATGATCTATGTCGACGCCACCTGTCCGCTGGTTTCCAAGGTCCACATGGAGGCGGCGCGCCACCACGAGCGGGGTCTGCAGATTGTCATGATCGGCCATGAGGGCCACCCCGAGACCATCGGCACCATGGGTCAGCTGCCCGCCGGAGAGGTGCTGCTGGTCGAAACGCCCGACGACGTGGCCGGGGTTGCGGTGCGCGACCCTGAGCAACTGGCCTATGTCACCCAGACGACGCTGTCGGTCGATGACACCATCGACATCGTGGCGGCCTTGCAGACGCGCTTCCCGGCCATCGTCGGCCCGCACAAGGAAGACATCTGCTACGCCACCACCAACCGGCAGGAGGCGGTCAAGGCCATCGCGCCGAAGTGCGACGCGCTGCTGGTCGTGGGGGCGCCGAACTCGTCGAACTCGCGCCGTCTGGTCGAGGTCGCGGCGCGGGCGGGCTGCGGCTATGCGCAGCTGGTGCAGCGGGCCTCGGACATCGACTGGCGTGCGCTCGAGGGCATCGGGAGCATGGGCATCACCGCCGGGGCCTCGGCCCCCGAGGTGCTGATCAACGAGGTCGTCGACGCCTTCCGCGCGCGCTTCGACGTAACGGTCGAGGTGGTCGAGACCGCGCAGGAGAACGTCGAGTTCAAGGTCCCCCGGGTGCTGCGCGAACCGGCCTGA
- a CDS encoding pyridoxamine 5'-phosphate oxidase family protein, producing the protein MPTPFDPEDLLRLPLMAMLGTVTEEGAPRTAPVWFAWEEGALWMLSDADGSSARRVAQDSRVSVEIVEYDNAGGVLRHLGLRGRAEVRPMDTALFRRLLRRYLGPQEDWNPWFIENVARIEAPTGRLIRLAPSSVFTNDVSFFRTGPDLATRPS; encoded by the coding sequence ATGCCAACCCCCTTCGATCCCGAAGACCTCCTGCGCTTGCCGCTGATGGCCATGCTGGGCACTGTCACCGAGGAGGGGGCGCCGCGCACCGCGCCGGTCTGGTTCGCCTGGGAAGAGGGCGCCCTGTGGATGCTCTCGGACGCGGACGGCAGTTCGGCGCGGCGGGTGGCGCAGGACTCGCGCGTCTCTGTCGAGATCGTCGAATACGACAACGCGGGCGGCGTGCTGCGCCACCTTGGCCTTCGCGGACGCGCCGAGGTGCGGCCCATGGATACCGCGCTGTTCCGGCGCCTGTTGCGGCGCTACCTCGGCCCGCAGGAGGACTGGAACCCGTGGTTCATCGAAAACGTCGCCCGCATCGAAGCCCCGACGGGCCGCCTGATCCGGCTGGCGCCGTCGAGTGTCTTTACCAATGACGTGAGTTTCTTCCGCACCGGACCGGATCTGGCAACGCGTCCTTCCTGA
- a CDS encoding LysE family translocator encodes MTAAFLLTALIVCLAPGIGVVYTLSMALGRGLSAGLWAALGCTLVTAVHLAAALAGLAAVLHTSSLLFAAVKYAGVAYLLWMAWGTLQGRGALEVRAESQPLPPGRIVWRGVVLNLLNPKLPMFFMAFLPQFIPAGSPQATAMLVELGLAFVAITGLVMAVYALAAGWLRARVVESPRAMTWLRRVFAASFAGLGAKLAFERA; translated from the coding sequence ATGACCGCCGCTTTCCTGCTGACCGCCCTGATCGTCTGCCTCGCTCCGGGCATCGGCGTTGTCTACACCCTGTCGATGGCGCTGGGGCGGGGCCTGAGCGCCGGGCTTTGGGCAGCATTGGGTTGCACGCTGGTGACGGCGGTGCATCTGGCCGCCGCACTGGCCGGGCTGGCGGCGGTGCTGCACACCTCGTCCCTGTTGTTTGCAGCGGTGAAATATGCAGGCGTCGCCTATCTGCTCTGGATGGCCTGGGGCACCCTGCAGGGGCGCGGTGCGCTGGAAGTCCGCGCCGAAAGCCAGCCGCTGCCGCCGGGGAGGATCGTCTGGCGCGGCGTGGTGCTGAACCTGCTGAACCCCAAGCTGCCGATGTTCTTCATGGCCTTCCTGCCGCAGTTCATCCCGGCGGGATCGCCGCAGGCGACGGCCATGCTGGTGGAACTGGGGCTGGCCTTCGTCGCCATCACCGGGCTGGTCATGGCGGTCTATGCGCTGGCGGCTGGCTGGCTGCGGGCGCGGGTGGTGGAAAGCCCCCGCGCCATGACCTGGCTGCGGCGGGTCTTTGCCGCCTCTTTCGCCGGGCTCGGGGCGAAACTGGCCTTCGAGCGGGCCTGA
- a CDS encoding class I SAM-dependent methyltransferase: MSDPLTLGVYNTRGEDYRRMMADSALSDEARARFLDACPPPGRVLDLGCGPGAYAVPFAEAGHQVDAWDAAEAVLGMVPEHDRIAPRLARFDDLTAVADYDGVWAYFSLLHAPRAALPGHLAAIARALKPGGVLFLGMKLGTGGARDALGRHYEYYAVGELEALLREAGLTPIDRWEGEGTGLTGEVHPSVVVRADA; the protein is encoded by the coding sequence ATGAGCGATCCGCTGACCCTTGGGGTCTACAACACACGGGGCGAGGACTACCGCCGGATGATGGCGGATTCCGCGCTATCGGACGAGGCCAGGGCGCGGTTCCTCGACGCCTGCCCGCCGCCCGGGCGGGTGCTGGATCTGGGCTGCGGGCCGGGCGCCTACGCGGTCCCTTTCGCCGAAGCCGGGCATCAGGTCGATGCCTGGGACGCGGCAGAGGCGGTGCTGGGGATGGTGCCCGAGCATGATCGCATCGCCCCTCGGTTGGCACGTTTCGACGACCTGACGGCGGTGGCGGATTACGACGGTGTCTGGGCCTATTTCAGCCTTTTGCACGCGCCGCGCGCGGCCCTGCCGGGGCATCTGGCAGCCATTGCGCGCGCTCTGAAACCGGGCGGGGTGCTGTTCCTGGGTATGAAGCTGGGCACCGGCGGGGCGCGGGATGCGCTGGGACGGCACTACGAATACTACGCGGTCGGAGAGCTGGAGGCGCTGCTGCGCGAGGCCGGGCTGACACCGATCGACCGCTGGGAAGGCGAAGGCACGGGGCTGACCGGAGAGGTCCATCCCTCTGTCGTGGTGCGTGCCGATGCCTGA
- the rnhA gene encoding ribonuclease HI — protein sequence MPELFAYTDGACSGNPGPGGWGVLLRAMDGDTVVKERTLSGGEGQTTNNRMELLAAIHALESLSRASRITVVTDSAYVKNGVTGWIHGWKRNGWKTAAKKPVKNAELWQRLDAAQARHTVTWEWVKGHAGHPENERADELAREGMAPFKDGNG from the coding sequence ATGCCTGAGCTTTTCGCCTATACGGACGGGGCCTGTTCGGGCAATCCGGGGCCTGGCGGCTGGGGGGTGCTTCTGCGCGCGATGGACGGCGATACGGTCGTCAAGGAACGCACGCTGAGCGGTGGCGAGGGGCAGACCACCAACAACCGCATGGAACTGCTGGCGGCGATCCACGCTCTGGAATCCCTGTCGCGCGCGTCGCGGATCACGGTGGTGACGGATTCGGCCTATGTGAAGAACGGCGTGACCGGCTGGATCCACGGCTGGAAGCGCAACGGCTGGAAGACCGCGGCGAAGAAGCCGGTGAAGAATGCCGAGCTGTGGCAACGGCTGGACGCGGCGCAGGCCCGTCACACCGTGACCTGGGAGTGGGTCAAGGGCCATGCGGGCCACCCCGAGAACGAGCGCGCGGACGAACTGGCGCGCGAGGGCATGGCGCCCTTCAAGGACGGCAATGGCTAG
- a CDS encoding trimeric intracellular cation channel family protein, whose amino-acid sequence MTALAVLDYTSVVIFALTGALVASRAQLDVVGFCFFACLTGLGGGTIRDVLLNRAPIWMGDPTYLALCCAAALIVFFTAHRLESRFKAILWLDALALSVAVAAGAGLASSLGQPLPIVLVMGIVTGCVGGLMRDVVGNEVPFVLRQGELYVTCALAGSGAWVAVQALGLPAPLPALACAAVTFALRAGSMAFGWALPVYKPRPPRHRP is encoded by the coding sequence ATGACGGCACTGGCGGTTCTGGATTACACCTCGGTCGTGATCTTCGCGCTGACCGGCGCGCTGGTGGCAAGCCGGGCGCAGCTGGATGTCGTGGGCTTCTGTTTCTTCGCCTGCCTGACCGGGCTGGGCGGTGGCACGATCCGCGACGTGTTGCTGAACCGGGCGCCGATCTGGATGGGCGATCCGACCTATCTGGCGCTGTGTTGCGCGGCGGCCCTGATCGTCTTCTTCACCGCGCACCGGCTGGAAAGCCGGTTCAAGGCGATCCTCTGGCTGGATGCGCTGGCCCTGTCGGTGGCCGTCGCGGCAGGGGCCGGCTTGGCGTCGAGCCTTGGCCAGCCCCTGCCGATCGTGCTGGTGATGGGCATCGTGACCGGCTGCGTCGGCGGCCTGATGCGCGACGTGGTGGGCAACGAGGTGCCCTTCGTGTTGCGGCAGGGCGAGTTGTACGTCACCTGCGCTCTGGCGGGCTCGGGGGCCTGGGTCGCGGTGCAGGCGCTCGGCCTGCCCGCGCCGCTGCCCGCGCTGGCCTGCGCGGCGGTGACCTTTGCGTTGCGCGCCGGAAGTATGGCCTTTGGATGGGCCTTGCCGGTTTACAAGCCGCGCCCGCCGCGCCACCGGCCCTGA
- a CDS encoding MalY/PatB family protein, which produces MAHLTPDFDEEIDRFGTHSSKWDMMQPLYGVPAEDGLAMWVADMDFRPPACVQAAVQRMADHGLYGYYGDDTGYRDAIRWWMQERHGWTVERDWIFSTHGLVNGTALCVDAFTRPGDAVVLMTPVYHAFARVIRASGREVRECRLALEDNRYTMDFEAWDAQMTGAETMLVLCSPHNPGGRVWTREELQDVADFAKRHDLILVSDEIHHDLVMPGQNHTAMALVDDSIADRLVMMSATTKTFNLAGTHIGNVIIADPDLRARFAARMAGLGLSPNSFGLFMAEAAYSPEGAAWVDALVAYLDGNRRLFDEGVNAIPGLNSMPLQATYLSWVDFSGTGMERAEFTRRVEQDARIAANHGPTFGSGGEDFLRFNIATPRARVAEAVKRLQEAFGDLQ; this is translated from the coding sequence ATGGCCCACCTGACCCCCGACTTCGACGAGGAAATCGACCGCTTCGGCACACATTCCAGCAAGTGGGACATGATGCAGCCGCTATACGGTGTGCCCGCCGAGGACGGCCTTGCCATGTGGGTGGCCGACATGGACTTTCGCCCGCCGGCCTGCGTGCAGGCTGCTGTGCAGCGCATGGCCGACCATGGGCTTTACGGCTACTATGGCGACGATACCGGCTACCGCGATGCTATCCGCTGGTGGATGCAGGAGCGTCACGGCTGGACGGTAGAACGGGACTGGATCTTCTCGACCCATGGCCTTGTGAACGGCACGGCGCTTTGCGTCGATGCCTTCACCCGACCCGGGGATGCGGTTGTCCTGATGACGCCCGTCTACCACGCCTTTGCCCGGGTCATCCGCGCCTCTGGCCGCGAGGTCCGCGAATGCCGGCTGGCGCTGGAGGACAATCGCTACACCATGGATTTCGAGGCATGGGACGCGCAGATGACCGGCGCCGAGACCATGCTGGTGCTCTGCTCGCCCCACAATCCCGGCGGTCGCGTCTGGACCCGCGAGGAACTGCAGGACGTCGCCGATTTCGCCAAGCGCCACGACCTGATCCTCGTCTCAGACGAGATCCACCACGATCTTGTGATGCCCGGCCAGAACCATACTGCGATGGCGCTGGTGGATGACAGCATCGCCGACCGGCTGGTGATGATGTCCGCGACCACCAAGACCTTCAACCTCGCGGGCACCCATATCGGCAACGTGATCATCGCCGACCCGGACCTGCGCGCCCGCTTCGCCGCGCGCATGGCGGGTCTGGGCCTTTCGCCCAACAGCTTCGGCCTGTTCATGGCCGAGGCCGCCTATTCCCCGGAAGGCGCCGCATGGGTGGACGCGCTGGTGGCCTATCTCGATGGCAACCGGCGCCTCTTCGACGAGGGTGTGAACGCGATCCCCGGCCTTAACTCGATGCCCTTGCAGGCGACTTACCTGTCGTGGGTCGATTTCTCCGGCACCGGAATGGAGAGGGCGGAATTCACCCGCCGGGTCGAGCAGGACGCCCGCATCGCCGCCAACCACGGCCCGACCTTCGGCAGCGGCGGCGAAGACTTCCTGCGCTTCAACATCGCCACTCCCCGCGCGCGGGTGGCCGAGGCGGTGAAGCGACTGCAAGAGGCCTTCGGCGACCTGCAATAG
- the def gene encoding peptide deformylase — MKRPILIHPDPRLKKLCTEVDDVSDELRVLAADMLETMYEAPGIGLAAPQIGVLSRLIVLDCVKDEAEAPRPLVMVNPRVVASSDERNVYEEGCLSIPDQYAEVERPKVVDVEWMDLNGALQKETFDGLWATCVQHEIDHLDGKLFIDYLGAMKRQMITRKMVKLKKERAREKA, encoded by the coding sequence ATGAAGCGCCCCATCCTGATCCATCCCGATCCCCGGCTCAAGAAGCTCTGTACAGAAGTCGACGACGTCTCGGACGAGTTGCGGGTCCTTGCCGCAGACATGCTGGAAACCATGTACGAGGCGCCGGGCATCGGCCTTGCCGCGCCGCAGATCGGTGTGCTGTCGCGGCTGATCGTGCTCGACTGCGTCAAGGACGAGGCCGAGGCGCCGCGCCCGCTGGTCATGGTGAACCCGCGGGTCGTCGCATCCTCGGACGAGCGCAACGTCTACGAAGAAGGCTGCCTGTCGATCCCCGACCAATACGCCGAGGTCGAGCGGCCCAAGGTGGTGGACGTGGAGTGGATGGACCTGAACGGGGCCTTGCAGAAAGAGACCTTCGACGGGCTCTGGGCGACCTGCGTGCAGCACGAAATCGACCATTTGGACGGCAAACTCTTCATCGACTACCTCGGTGCGATGAAGCGGCAGATGATCACCCGCAAGATGGTCAAGCTGAAGAAGGAACGCGCGAGGGAGAAGGCATGA
- the def gene encoding peptide deformylase: MSLLPILRWPDPRLAQPCAPVTDLEAARALIADLFETMYDAPGRGLAAPQVGAMERVFVMDAGWKTGEKTPRACIDPHVISASEATAKGEEGCLSVPGVTAQVERPVSIVLGYRDEAGEAQQVALEGAEARVAQHELDHLDGVMHFDRLDLAARDALLAEYET, translated from the coding sequence ATGAGCCTGCTGCCGATCCTGCGCTGGCCGGATCCGCGCCTTGCCCAGCCCTGCGCGCCGGTCACCGACCTCGAGGCGGCGCGGGCGCTGATCGCCGACCTTTTCGAAACCATGTACGACGCGCCCGGGCGGGGCCTCGCGGCGCCGCAGGTCGGCGCGATGGAGCGCGTCTTCGTGATGGATGCGGGCTGGAAGACCGGCGAGAAGACCCCGCGCGCCTGCATCGATCCGCATGTGATCTCTGCCTCCGAGGCCACGGCCAAGGGCGAAGAGGGCTGCCTGTCGGTGCCCGGCGTCACGGCGCAGGTCGAGCGGCCCGTCAGCATCGTGCTGGGCTACCGCGACGAGGCGGGCGAGGCGCAGCAGGTGGCGCTGGAGGGCGCCGAGGCGCGGGTGGCGCAGCACGAACTGGACCACCTCGACGGGGTGATGCATTTTGACCGGCTGGACCTGGCGGCGCGCGATGCGCTGCTGGCGGAGTACGAGACATGA
- the def gene encoding peptide deformylase, translating to MTVRSFVAWPDKRLKTVAADVAAVDDDVRAIWRDMVDTMEAMPGVGLAAVQIGVMQRLAVVDASDTRGQAVLMANPEVLHASIEPRTHEEASPNLPGVSAKVVRPRAVTVRFMDESGAVVERDFVGLWATSVQHQIDHLAGRMYFDRLSRTKREMLIRRAKKVVG from the coding sequence ATGACCGTGCGGTCCTTCGTGGCCTGGCCGGACAAACGGCTGAAAACCGTGGCGGCGGATGTCGCTGCGGTGGACGACGACGTCCGGGCGATCTGGCGCGACATGGTGGATACCATGGAGGCAATGCCGGGGGTCGGGCTGGCCGCCGTGCAGATCGGCGTGATGCAGCGGCTGGCGGTCGTCGATGCCTCTGACACACGCGGGCAGGCGGTGCTGATGGCCAATCCCGAGGTGCTGCACGCCAGCATCGAGCCGCGCACCCATGAGGAGGCCTCTCCGAACCTGCCCGGCGTCTCGGCCAAGGTGGTGCGGCCGCGCGCCGTGACCGTCCGCTTCATGGACGAGAGCGGCGCGGTGGTGGAGCGCGATTTCGTCGGGCTCTGGGCCACCAGCGTGCAGCACCAGATCGACCACCTCGCGGGCCGGATGTACTTCGACCGGCTGAGCCGCACGAAGCGCGAGATGCTGATCCGCCGCGCGAAGAAGGTGGTCGGCTAA
- the fmt gene encoding methionyl-tRNA formyltransferase, which produces MRVIFMGTPEFSVPVLEALVGAGHEVVCVYCQPPRPAGRGKALRPTPVQARAEALGLTVRHPERLRGTDEQEAFAALGADVAVVVAYGLILPQAVLDAPRHGCLNIHASLLPRWRGAAPIHRAIMAGDAETGICIMQMEAGLDTGPVLLREATAIGATETTGGLHDKLSGMGARMIVDALERLSELVVEPQPEAGVTYAAKIDKAEAVVDWARPAAEVSAHIRGLAPFPGAWTLHGGERLKLLGAEVVEGAGAPGTALDDRFTVACGAGAVRITRAQRAGKAAQDAETFLRGHPVTRGDGLGG; this is translated from the coding sequence ATGCGTGTGATCTTCATGGGGACGCCGGAGTTTTCGGTGCCGGTGCTCGAGGCGCTGGTGGGCGCGGGGCATGAGGTCGTCTGCGTCTACTGCCAGCCGCCACGTCCGGCGGGGCGGGGCAAGGCCCTGCGGCCGACGCCGGTGCAGGCTAGGGCCGAGGCGCTGGGTCTGACGGTGCGCCATCCCGAGCGGTTGCGCGGCACTGACGAGCAGGAGGCCTTTGCCGCGCTGGGCGCCGATGTGGCGGTGGTGGTGGCTTATGGGCTGATCCTGCCGCAGGCGGTGCTGGATGCGCCGCGCCATGGCTGCCTGAACATCCACGCCTCGCTGCTGCCGCGCTGGCGCGGGGCGGCGCCGATCCACCGCGCGATCATGGCGGGCGATGCCGAGACCGGCATCTGCATCATGCAGATGGAGGCGGGGCTGGACACCGGCCCGGTGCTCTTGCGCGAGGCCACCGCCATCGGTGCGACCGAGACCACCGGGGGCCTGCATGACAAACTGTCCGGGATGGGCGCGCGGATGATCGTTGACGCGCTGGAGCGTCTGTCGGAGCTGGTTGTCGAACCGCAGCCCGAGGCAGGCGTGACCTATGCCGCCAAGATCGACAAGGCCGAGGCCGTGGTGGACTGGGCACGGCCCGCGGCGGAGGTCTCTGCCCATATCCGCGGGCTGGCGCCCTTTCCGGGGGCATGGACCCTGCATGGCGGCGAGCGGCTGAAGCTGCTGGGAGCCGAGGTCGTGGAGGGCGCGGGCGCGCCCGGAACGGCGCTGGACGACCGCTTTACCGTCGCCTGTGGCGCGGGCGCGGTGCGCATCACCCGCGCGCAGCGGGCGGGCAAGGCGGCGCAGGATGCCGAGACCTTCCTGCGCGGGCACCCGGTGACCCGGGGCGACGGGCTGGGGGGCTGA
- a CDS encoding glutathione S-transferase family protein, which produces MGHLDKGEWKKQSIAERTKGGSFERSSTQYRHWITADGSAGPSGEGGFKAEADRYHLYVSYACPWAHRALIMRELKGLQDLIGVSVVHPDMLDEGWTLSEDFDGATGDRLYGMDYLREVYLKADPQASGHVTVPVLWDKQRETIVSNESAEIIRMFNSAFDGLTGNSDDYWPESLREAIEPVNERIYDTVNNGVYKSGFATTQEAYDKAVHPLFDSLDWLEERLGENRYQMGDRITEADWRLFTTLIRFDKVYHGHFKCNRRRIVDYPNLWAYTRELYQWPGVAGTVHFDHIERHYYYSHESVNPYRIVPIGPQPDFDAPHGRERLAAA; this is translated from the coding sequence ATGGGTCATCTCGACAAGGGTGAATGGAAGAAGCAGTCGATCGCAGAGCGCACGAAGGGCGGCTCTTTCGAGCGGTCGAGCACGCAATACCGCCACTGGATCACCGCCGACGGCAGCGCCGGGCCAAGCGGCGAGGGCGGGTTCAAGGCCGAGGCCGACCGGTACCACCTTTACGTCTCCTACGCCTGCCCGTGGGCGCATCGCGCCCTGATCATGCGTGAACTCAAGGGCTTGCAGGACCTGATCGGCGTCTCTGTCGTGCATCCCGACATGCTGGACGAGGGCTGGACGCTCTCCGAGGACTTCGACGGCGCCACCGGGGACCGCCTCTATGGGATGGATTACCTCCGCGAGGTCTATCTGAAGGCGGACCCGCAGGCCTCGGGCCATGTCACCGTGCCGGTGCTTTGGGACAAGCAACGCGAGACCATCGTGTCGAACGAAAGCGCCGAGATCATCCGCATGTTCAACTCCGCCTTCGACGGGCTGACCGGCAACAGCGACGACTATTGGCCCGAGAGCCTGCGCGAGGCCATCGAGCCGGTGAACGAGCGGATCTACGACACCGTCAACAACGGCGTCTACAAGTCGGGTTTCGCCACCACGCAAGAGGCCTACGACAAGGCGGTGCATCCGCTGTTCGACAGTCTCGACTGGCTGGAAGAGCGGCTGGGCGAAAACCGCTACCAGATGGGCGACCGCATCACCGAGGCCGACTGGCGGCTGTTCACCACGCTGATCCGCTTCGACAAGGTCTATCACGGGCACTTCAAGTGCAACCGGCGGCGGATCGTCGATTATCCCAACCTCTGGGCCTATACCCGCGAGCTGTACCAGTGGCCCGGCGTCGCCGGTACCGTGCACTTCGACCACATCGAACGCCACTACTACTACAGCCACGAAAGCGTGAATCCCTACCGGATCGTGCCTATCGGTCCGCAGCCCGATTTCGATGCCCCGCACGGGCGAGAGCGGCTGGCCGCGGCCTGA
- a CDS encoding response regulator — MVNVLIVGGNRPLVFLWARSLRRAGFRVALANTPDTAAELLAERRFDILILDIGPEPGCALSVADMAQYRQPEARIIFVTSSSFFSDGSIFTLCANACACVPSGTAPEDLAHMAAHYARPPQPGARPG, encoded by the coding sequence ATGGTGAACGTGCTGATTGTCGGGGGCAACCGCCCTCTTGTTTTTCTCTGGGCCCGGTCGCTTCGGCGTGCCGGGTTCCGGGTGGCGCTGGCCAATACTCCGGATACGGCGGCGGAGTTGCTTGCGGAGCGACGCTTCGACATCCTGATCCTCGACATCGGACCGGAACCGGGCTGCGCGCTCAGCGTGGCCGACATGGCCCAGTACCGCCAACCCGAGGCCCGGATCATCTTCGTGACCTCATCGAGCTTCTTTTCCGACGGCTCTATCTTCACTCTCTGCGCCAATGCCTGCGCCTGCGTGCCCTCCGGCACCGCGCCCGAGGACCTCGCGCATATGGCCGCGCATTATGCGCGCCCGCCACAGCCCGGGGCGCGACCGGGCTGA